One window of Verrucomicrobiales bacterium genomic DNA carries:
- a CDS encoding DUF1501 domain-containing protein, with protein sequence MILPYPRDLNPISRRRWLSRCALGFGQLALGGILSGLGRAAAESPLAAKPSRFPARAKRVIFLFMHGGPSHVDTFDYKPSLIRDHGKPLPFAKPRVQFAQTGNLGRSPWDFRAYGQSGAMVSDLFPQVGACADDLCFLKSVHGTNEAHGGALLKLHTGSDTFVRPGMGAWVSYGLGSENANLPSFITMNPTQGHGGVGNYSSAFLPAVHHGTSISTGGGKTAIHYLHDPEENPQLQRAQLDLLGAMNRDHLAHTGADSALEARIESFELAFRMQMEAPEVMNLDRETAATRRLYGLDDPQTASFARQCLMARRFSERGVRFVQATHGYWDQHDNLTKDHGRLAAEVDRPIAGLLQDLKSRGMLEETLVIWGGEFGRTPTLQGKDGRDHHPHAFTMWLAGGGVKAGFSYGVTDEYGFYCVDQKLHVHDLHATLLALLGLDHEELTFRHAGRDFRLTDVHGRVVDDLFA encoded by the coding sequence ATGATTTTGCCTTATCCCCGTGATCTGAACCCGATCAGCCGCCGGCGCTGGCTGTCGCGGTGTGCGTTGGGCTTTGGTCAGCTGGCGCTGGGTGGCATTCTTTCGGGCCTGGGCAGGGCGGCTGCCGAGAGCCCGCTGGCCGCCAAACCGTCGCGTTTCCCAGCCCGTGCGAAGCGCGTGATCTTTCTGTTCATGCATGGCGGTCCCTCTCATGTGGACACCTTTGACTACAAGCCGTCGCTCATCAGGGATCACGGCAAGCCGCTGCCCTTCGCCAAGCCGCGGGTCCAGTTTGCCCAAACCGGGAATCTGGGCCGATCGCCGTGGGACTTTCGCGCTTACGGACAGAGCGGGGCGATGGTCAGCGACCTATTTCCGCAGGTCGGGGCTTGCGCGGATGATTTGTGCTTTCTCAAATCGGTTCATGGAACCAACGAGGCGCATGGAGGTGCGCTGCTCAAGCTTCACACCGGCTCGGATACGTTTGTGCGGCCGGGAATGGGAGCCTGGGTGTCCTATGGGCTGGGCTCCGAGAATGCCAACCTTCCCAGCTTCATCACGATGAACCCGACGCAGGGGCATGGCGGCGTGGGAAACTATTCCAGCGCTTTCTTGCCTGCGGTGCACCATGGCACTTCCATCAGCACCGGCGGTGGCAAGACCGCGATCCACTATCTGCACGATCCGGAGGAAAACCCTCAGCTGCAGCGTGCCCAGCTGGATTTGCTGGGTGCCATGAATCGCGATCACCTGGCGCACACCGGCGCCGATTCCGCGCTCGAGGCGCGGATCGAGTCCTTCGAACTGGCATTTCGGATGCAGATGGAGGCTCCGGAGGTGATGAATCTGGACCGGGAGACGGCCGCGACCCGCCGCCTTTACGGACTGGACGATCCCCAGACTGCCTCCTTCGCGCGGCAATGCCTCATGGCGCGCCGATTCAGCGAACGAGGCGTACGCTTCGTGCAAGCGACCCACGGATACTGGGATCAGCACGACAATCTCACCAAGGACCACGGCCGGTTGGCGGCGGAAGTGGATCGGCCGATCGCTGGGCTGCTTCAGGATCTCAAGTCGCGCGGGATGCTCGAGGAAACCTTGGTTATCTGGGGGGGCGAGTTCGGAAGGACTCCCACCCTGCAGGGTAAGGACGGCCGGGACCATCATCCTCACGCCTTCACCATGTGGCTTGCGGGAGGCGGGGTCAAGGCGGGGTTCAGCTACGGTGTGACCGATGAGTATGGATTTTATTGCGTCGATCAGAAGCTGCATGTGCACGATCTGCATGCCACCTTGCTCGCCCTGCTGGGCTTGGACCACGAGGAGTTGACCTTCCGTCACGCCGGGCGCGATTTTCGACTGACTGACGTTCATGGCCGCGTGGTAGACGATCTCTTCGCCTAG
- a CDS encoding DUF1549 domain-containing protein, translating to MSTSRSSTTVLCLGFLLCLAGTTQAGEPAPHWAFQPMREQPPPAVRNERWIQSPVDRFILARLEALRVAPSPAAGRQQLIRRATFDLTGLAPTAAETEAFLADTSPRAFQTVVDRLLNSPRYGERWGRWWLDIARYADSNGQDENKFMANAWRYRDWVIRSFDRDLPFDQFVTLQLAGDLLPAEGVPEPVLFDRWTATGFLVLGPKMLAEQDKPKLVMDLVDEQLDTIGRAFLGLTVSCARCHDHKFDPISTRDYYALAGILKSTRSMENLSFVSKWNERSIATREHRDLLARFRQRTNEIGLALAATIREANQAVEKAGVAGAGNTNAPSAAAVPADRRPLWSAQHLAAVSRLEAERASLLSNAPPAEPFAPSADEGSVTNLPVHVRGSHLTLAKEAVPRGFIQVLGVSHADPIPERQSGRLELARWLVNPQHPLLARVTVNRLWQAHFGEGLVRTSDNFGVKGEEPSHPELLDWLAAELIRSGWSVKSMHRQLMLSAVYQQSSAAPERTAGGHEMPLDVLDPDNRLLSRFPRQRLEAEMVRDALLQVAGQLDVTVGGSLAPWKNDEYVPGDEEPFRSQRRSVYLPIIRDRVYDVFTLFDFANPSVGTAKRGSTVVAHQALFYMNSPLVKSSAKRLAAEVLDAPRATDAERAQRLYRRVLGRLPTRDEVGRAVAFLQRAGADAKASGELLHRGWSALAQVLLASNEFAYRD from the coding sequence GTGTCAACGTCCCGATCCAGTACCACCGTCCTGTGCCTGGGATTTCTGCTTTGCCTTGCGGGAACCACCCAGGCCGGCGAGCCGGCGCCTCACTGGGCCTTCCAGCCCATGCGGGAGCAGCCGCCGCCCGCCGTTCGAAACGAGCGCTGGATTCAATCGCCTGTGGATCGATTCATTCTCGCGCGGCTCGAAGCGCTCCGAGTGGCACCCAGCCCGGCGGCGGGACGGCAGCAGCTGATTCGCAGGGCGACGTTTGATCTGACCGGGCTGGCCCCGACGGCGGCAGAAACCGAGGCTTTTCTGGCGGACACTTCGCCCCGCGCCTTCCAGACCGTGGTGGACCGTCTGCTGAATTCGCCTCGCTATGGGGAACGGTGGGGCAGGTGGTGGCTCGATATTGCCCGTTACGCCGACAGCAATGGGCAGGACGAGAACAAGTTCATGGCGAATGCCTGGAGATACCGCGACTGGGTTATCCGGTCCTTCGATCGCGATCTTCCCTTCGACCAGTTCGTAACCCTGCAGCTCGCCGGGGATCTGCTTCCGGCCGAGGGGGTGCCGGAGCCGGTGCTCTTTGATCGATGGACCGCCACCGGCTTTCTGGTTCTCGGGCCGAAGATGCTGGCGGAGCAGGACAAGCCCAAGCTCGTCATGGATTTGGTGGACGAGCAGCTCGACACGATCGGCCGCGCTTTTCTGGGGCTGACGGTGAGTTGCGCGCGCTGTCATGACCACAAGTTCGACCCTATCTCCACCCGGGATTACTATGCGCTGGCCGGTATCCTGAAGAGCACCCGTTCGATGGAGAACTTGTCGTTTGTGTCCAAATGGAACGAACGCAGCATCGCCACTCGGGAGCATCGCGACCTGCTCGCTCGTTTTCGTCAGCGGACCAACGAGATCGGGCTGGCGTTGGCCGCGACGATCCGTGAGGCCAATCAGGCGGTGGAGAAAGCAGGCGTGGCCGGGGCGGGGAACACCAATGCTCCCTCCGCTGCAGCGGTGCCGGCGGACCGCCGTCCGCTTTGGTCAGCACAGCATCTGGCTGCGGTGAGCCGCCTCGAAGCGGAGCGTGCGAGCCTGCTTTCCAATGCTCCGCCGGCAGAGCCGTTCGCGCCTTCGGCCGATGAGGGATCGGTCACGAATCTGCCGGTGCATGTGCGCGGCAGCCATTTGACCCTCGCCAAGGAGGCCGTTCCGCGTGGATTCATCCAGGTGCTAGGGGTGTCGCATGCTGACCCGATTCCCGAGCGGCAGAGCGGGCGGCTGGAGCTGGCCCGGTGGCTTGTGAATCCCCAGCATCCATTGCTGGCGCGGGTGACCGTCAATCGGCTCTGGCAGGCCCACTTCGGGGAGGGCTTGGTTCGGACTTCGGACAATTTTGGGGTGAAGGGCGAGGAGCCATCGCATCCGGAGCTTCTGGACTGGCTGGCCGCTGAGCTGATTCGCTCCGGCTGGAGTGTGAAATCGATGCATCGGCAGCTGATGCTTTCGGCGGTTTACCAGCAATCCTCAGCTGCGCCGGAGCGCACGGCGGGGGGGCACGAGATGCCGCTGGATGTGCTGGATCCAGACAACCGCCTGTTGAGCCGTTTTCCCCGGCAGCGGCTGGAGGCGGAGATGGTTCGGGATGCGCTGCTGCAGGTGGCCGGGCAGCTGGACGTCACGGTTGGAGGGTCCCTGGCCCCTTGGAAGAACGATGAGTATGTGCCGGGCGACGAAGAACCTTTTCGATCGCAGCGGCGATCGGTGTACCTTCCCATCATCCGTGATCGGGTGTATGATGTGTTCACTCTGTTCGATTTTGCCAACCCCAGCGTGGGGACGGCCAAACGCGGATCCACGGTGGTCGCTCACCAGGCCCTCTTTTACATGAACAGTCCGCTGGTCAAGTCTTCGGCGAAGCGGCTTGCGGCGGAGGTTCTGGACGCGCCCCGGGCTACGGATGCTGAGCGCGCGCAGCGGTTGTATCGCCGTGTTCTGGGGCGTTTGCCGACTCGGGACGAAGTGGGCCGGGCCGTTGCGTTTCTCCAGCGTGCGGGAGCTGATGCGAAGGCATCGGGTGAGCTTCTTCATCGTGGCTGGTCGGCGCTGGCGCAGGTGCTTTTGGCATCGAACGAGTTCGCTTATCGAGATTGA
- the rpiB gene encoding ribose 5-phosphate isomerase B — protein sequence MKRVLFVCTGNICRSPMAEGLFRHITRGRKGYEALSAGVGAIDGQAPSEYSVRALAELGIDIAHQRSRPLSADLVARADYIFGMTHNHVDNIILLYPQAAEKTFLLREFDETLDQYEKDISDPIGGSYEVYRNCRDQIEQGIASMLNFLDQTAGVSGGAVENTAKGTVALGADHGGFELKEAIKEHLKGLGLRVNDIGTHSLDSTDYPDYGHAVAQMVADHQVELGILFCTTGVGMSIAANKVPGVRAALVFDEKTAQLAREHNNANVLCLSGRSTSAAQARKITEAFLASRFEGGRHERRVRKLERAVPPELQLRNVDSEISQVIEHERDRQMENIELIASENFTSPAVMDAQGSVLTNKYAEGYPGKRWYGGCENVDVVERLAIERAKKLFGAEHANVQPHSGSGANMAVYFAFLKPGDKMLTMDLSHGGHLTHGNKANFSGKFFEIVHYGVRKEDERIDYDQLARMAREHRPKMITVGASAYPRVIDFARMGEIAREVGAMLLADIAHIAGLVVAGEHPSPVGHADFVTTTTHKTLRGPRGGLIMCREQFAKEIDSQVFPGIQGGPLMHVIAAKAVCFQEALQESFHAYQHQVVRNARALADGMKRNGFRLVSGGTDNHLMLVDVGARGLTGKDCQLALDEAGITVNKNTIPFETRSPFQASGIRLGTPAVTTRGMGEPEMAAIADMISEVLMDIKNLDAAHVVRQRVRELTASFPLPY from the coding sequence ATGAAACGGGTTTTGTTCGTTTGCACCGGAAACATTTGCCGCAGCCCCATGGCCGAGGGGCTGTTCCGTCACATCACTCGGGGCCGAAAGGGCTACGAGGCCTTGTCGGCCGGGGTTGGGGCGATCGACGGTCAAGCTCCGAGCGAGTATTCGGTTCGGGCGTTGGCGGAATTGGGCATCGATATTGCGCACCAGCGCAGCCGTCCGCTGAGCGCCGACCTGGTAGCACGGGCCGACTACATTTTTGGGATGACCCACAACCACGTGGACAATATCATCCTCCTGTACCCGCAAGCTGCGGAAAAGACCTTCCTGCTGCGGGAGTTTGACGAGACGTTGGATCAGTATGAGAAAGACATCAGTGATCCGATCGGTGGTTCCTATGAAGTGTATCGGAACTGCCGCGACCAGATTGAGCAAGGCATTGCATCCATGTTGAATTTTCTAGACCAGACGGCCGGCGTATCCGGAGGAGCAGTTGAAAACACCGCGAAGGGCACCGTGGCCCTGGGTGCTGATCATGGCGGTTTCGAGCTGAAGGAGGCCATCAAGGAGCATCTCAAGGGGCTTGGACTGCGGGTCAACGACATTGGCACCCATTCTTTGGATTCTACAGATTATCCCGACTATGGTCATGCGGTCGCCCAGATGGTCGCTGACCATCAGGTCGAGTTGGGGATTCTGTTCTGCACGACCGGCGTCGGCATGAGCATCGCTGCCAACAAAGTGCCCGGCGTCCGTGCCGCCTTGGTGTTTGACGAAAAAACCGCCCAACTGGCGCGCGAGCACAACAATGCCAACGTCTTGTGCTTGTCCGGTCGATCGACATCCGCGGCTCAGGCGCGAAAGATTACCGAGGCTTTTCTGGCTTCGCGTTTTGAGGGCGGACGCCATGAGCGTCGGGTTCGCAAGCTGGAGCGTGCCGTCCCGCCGGAGCTGCAGCTGCGAAATGTGGACTCCGAGATCTCGCAGGTCATCGAGCACGAGCGCGATCGTCAGATGGAAAACATCGAGCTGATCGCCAGTGAGAACTTTACCAGCCCGGCCGTGATGGATGCTCAAGGGTCCGTCCTGACGAACAAGTATGCGGAAGGGTATCCGGGCAAGCGATGGTATGGCGGCTGTGAGAATGTGGACGTGGTAGAGCGCCTGGCCATTGAGCGTGCTAAGAAGCTATTCGGCGCGGAGCATGCCAATGTGCAGCCTCACTCGGGCAGCGGGGCGAACATGGCGGTGTATTTCGCCTTTCTGAAGCCTGGTGACAAGATGCTTACCATGGACCTGAGCCATGGCGGTCATTTGACCCATGGAAACAAGGCGAACTTCTCCGGTAAGTTTTTTGAGATCGTGCACTATGGAGTGCGCAAAGAGGATGAGCGGATCGACTATGATCAGCTGGCCCGCATGGCGCGGGAACATCGCCCCAAGATGATCACGGTGGGCGCCAGCGCTTACCCGCGAGTCATTGACTTTGCCCGCATGGGAGAGATTGCCCGGGAAGTGGGGGCCATGCTCTTGGCGGATATCGCCCATATCGCCGGACTCGTGGTGGCGGGCGAGCACCCGAGCCCAGTCGGTCATGCCGATTTCGTGACCACCACCACACACAAGACCCTTCGGGGGCCTCGCGGTGGCCTGATCATGTGTCGGGAACAGTTCGCCAAAGAGATCGATTCCCAAGTTTTCCCTGGAATTCAAGGCGGCCCGCTGATGCACGTGATCGCGGCCAAGGCGGTCTGCTTCCAGGAAGCGCTCCAGGAATCGTTCCACGCTTACCAGCATCAGGTCGTACGAAATGCTCGTGCGCTTGCAGATGGAATGAAGCGAAACGGCTTTCGTCTCGTCAGTGGTGGGACGGACAATCATTTGATGTTGGTGGATGTGGGAGCCCGCGGGCTTACTGGCAAGGATTGCCAGCTAGCCCTTGATGAGGCGGGGATCACGGTGAACAAGAACACGATCCCCTTTGAGACGCGATCGCCCTTCCAGGCCAGCGGGATACGTCTGGGCACGCCGGCGGTGACCACCCGGGGCATGGGCGAGCCAGAGATGGCCGCCATTGCCGACATGATCAGCGAAGTCCTCATGGATATTAAGAATCTTGACGCTGCGCACGTTGTGAGGCAGCGTGTTCGTGAACTGACCGCAAGTTTTCCCTTGCCGTATTGA
- the purD gene encoding phosphoribosylamine--glycine ligase translates to MKILVIGSGGREHALVWKLANSSRVKHLWCAPGNAGIGQETLASSGEAVECVPISAEAIAALADFASVQQVDLTVVGPDNPLALGIVDLFNERGLRIWGPNRVAAQFESSKAFSQAFMERHGIPTARAGTFTDPVLAKRFAASLGGRCAVKADGLALGKGVLLCHSVSESDAAIDDILVKQAFGQAGSLVVIQELLEGVEISLHALCDGRVAKLFPSSQDHKRALDGDQGLNTGGMGTYCPTPFLTEQQLQETGEQILGPWVRGCEREGIDFHGILYPGVMLTREGPRVLEFNARFGDPETQVYLTRLENDLLELLEASVDGTLSKQELRWKAGASVCVVLASGGYPGSYAKGKVIRGLAAAAKLAQVKVFHAGTALQGEDVVTQGGRVLGVTAWDVTLAAAQKRAYDAAELIQFEGKQYRRDIGAKGLSPGLACG, encoded by the coding sequence ATGAAGATTTTGGTCATTGGCTCGGGCGGTCGCGAGCATGCCTTAGTGTGGAAGTTGGCGAACTCCAGTCGAGTGAAGCACCTCTGGTGCGCTCCTGGCAATGCAGGCATCGGCCAGGAAACCCTGGCCTCGAGTGGCGAAGCGGTGGAGTGCGTTCCGATCTCCGCGGAAGCCATTGCAGCTTTGGCCGATTTCGCCAGTGTTCAGCAGGTGGACTTGACCGTGGTCGGGCCCGACAACCCTTTGGCATTGGGCATCGTTGATCTGTTCAACGAGCGGGGACTGAGGATTTGGGGCCCGAACCGTGTAGCCGCCCAGTTTGAATCTTCGAAGGCGTTTTCCCAAGCCTTCATGGAGCGCCACGGCATCCCGACTGCGCGGGCGGGAACCTTCACCGACCCCGTGCTGGCCAAGCGTTTCGCGGCTTCGCTGGGGGGGCGTTGTGCGGTGAAGGCCGATGGTTTGGCGCTGGGCAAGGGGGTGCTGCTGTGCCATTCGGTGAGTGAGTCGGACGCGGCGATCGATGACATTTTGGTGAAGCAGGCCTTCGGACAGGCGGGGAGTTTGGTCGTCATTCAGGAGTTGCTGGAGGGCGTCGAGATCTCCCTGCATGCCCTGTGCGACGGCCGAGTTGCCAAGCTGTTTCCGAGTTCCCAGGATCACAAGCGAGCGTTGGATGGCGACCAGGGGCTGAACACGGGCGGCATGGGCACCTATTGCCCGACACCGTTCCTCACCGAGCAGCAGTTGCAGGAAACAGGTGAGCAGATCCTCGGTCCCTGGGTGCGTGGCTGTGAGCGGGAGGGGATTGATTTTCATGGCATTTTGTATCCTGGAGTCATGCTGACTCGCGAAGGTCCGCGGGTGCTCGAGTTCAACGCGCGGTTTGGCGACCCGGAAACGCAGGTTTACTTGACGCGACTGGAGAACGACTTGCTGGAGCTGCTCGAAGCGAGCGTCGACGGGACGCTGTCGAAGCAGGAGTTGCGCTGGAAAGCGGGCGCCTCCGTGTGTGTGGTGCTCGCCTCGGGCGGCTATCCGGGATCCTATGCCAAGGGCAAGGTCATCCGGGGGTTGGCGGCGGCCGCAAAGTTGGCGCAGGTGAAGGTGTTTCACGCCGGCACCGCGCTTCAAGGCGAGGATGTTGTCACGCAAGGCGGCCGCGTCCTGGGCGTCACGGCATGGGATGTCACCCTGGCGGCGGCGCAGAAGCGCGCCTATGACGCGGCCGAGCTGATTCAGTTTGAGGGGAAGCAGTATCGACGCGACATCGGGGCCAAGGGGCTGAGTCCCGGCTTGGCTTGCGGATGA
- the rho gene encoding transcription termination factor Rho — METAEAEDTRPVRKPAPADQPQGQTVNIANLQAMSMSDLNQMARQMGIENFGTMRKHEVIFHILQKNAERNGILFSEGVLEVLGEGFGFLRSQSFNYLPCPEDIYVSPSQIRRFDLQTGNVIAGQIRPPKDKERFFALLKVEAVDGEEPDKAKDKTHFDNLTPLFPNRRFLLETSNDELSTRVLDLVCPIGKGTRGLIVAPPRTGKTVLMQKLANAILKNNPEVYLFILLIDERPEEVTEMERSCKPAEVVSSTFDEPPERHVQVAEMVIEKAKRMVEHKRDVVILLDSITRLARAYNTVQPHSGKILSGGVDANALHKPKRFFGAARNIEEGGSLSIIATALVDTGSRMDEVIFEEFKGTGNMEVHLDRHLVDRRIFPSINVELSGTRKEELLYHPDEYNKVVVLRRALTGVPPVEAMELLLNKLKKTRSNIEFLLGMNMG, encoded by the coding sequence ATTGAAACCGCGGAAGCCGAGGATACCCGTCCCGTTCGCAAGCCCGCTCCTGCCGACCAGCCGCAAGGGCAGACCGTGAACATCGCCAATCTTCAGGCGATGAGCATGAGTGATTTGAACCAGATGGCCCGCCAGATGGGCATCGAGAACTTTGGCACCATGCGCAAGCATGAGGTCATTTTCCACATCCTGCAGAAGAACGCCGAGCGGAACGGTATTCTCTTCTCTGAAGGCGTTCTGGAAGTGCTCGGTGAAGGGTTTGGCTTCTTGCGTTCCCAGAGCTTCAACTACCTGCCGTGTCCGGAAGACATTTACGTCTCTCCTTCCCAGATCCGACGTTTCGATCTTCAGACCGGCAATGTCATCGCCGGACAGATCCGGCCGCCGAAGGATAAGGAACGTTTTTTTGCGTTGTTGAAGGTGGAGGCTGTGGACGGCGAGGAGCCGGACAAGGCCAAGGACAAGACTCATTTTGACAACCTCACGCCGCTCTTCCCCAACCGGCGTTTCTTGCTCGAGACGAGCAATGACGAGCTGTCGACCCGCGTGTTGGACTTGGTGTGTCCGATCGGCAAGGGCACGCGCGGCTTGATTGTCGCGCCACCGCGGACCGGCAAGACGGTGCTGATGCAGAAGCTGGCGAACGCCATTCTGAAGAATAATCCGGAAGTGTACCTGTTTATTCTCCTGATCGATGAGCGCCCGGAAGAAGTCACGGAGATGGAGCGGAGCTGCAAGCCGGCCGAAGTCGTTAGCTCCACCTTCGATGAACCGCCTGAGCGCCATGTGCAGGTGGCCGAGATGGTGATCGAGAAGGCCAAGCGCATGGTGGAGCATAAGCGCGATGTGGTGATTCTGCTCGATTCCATCACTCGTCTGGCGCGCGCCTACAACACGGTGCAGCCTCATTCCGGGAAAATCCTCTCGGGTGGTGTCGATGCCAACGCGCTGCACAAGCCTAAACGCTTTTTCGGTGCGGCTCGTAACATCGAGGAAGGCGGGTCGCTGTCCATCATCGCGACGGCGCTCGTCGATACCGGTTCGCGGATGGATGAAGTGATCTTTGAAGAGTTCAAGGGCACGGGGAATATGGAAGTCCATCTCGATCGCCATTTGGTCGACCGCCGCATCTTTCCCTCGATCAACGTCGAGCTCTCTGGTACGCGGAAAGAAGAGCTGCTCTATCACCCTGACGAGTACAACAAGGTGGTGGTGCTCCGCCGGGCGCTCACAGGAGTCCCGCCGGTCGAGGCGATGGAGTTGCTGCTCAATAAGCTCAAGAAGACCCGCAGCAACATTGAGTTCCTGCTCGGGATGAACATGGGCTGA